TTAACCCATTGTTTAATGAGTAgagttcagttttgcaagatgaaaagagttctggagatggatggcggtAACGGttgttacacaacaatgtgaatgtacttaataccaccaaactttacacttaaaaatagttaaattggtaaattttatgttatgtgtattactacaattttttaaaaatgagatagaaaattattttcaacctaTAGTCTATATCCACCTAAAGTATTAATCAAGTGTTCGGGTAGAAAATAGTCATGTCTTGACATGCAAGTCTCCAAAAAATTTATATCCTATGCTCCCACTCTTAGAAAGCTACTGGAAAAGTTACTCCAAAAAACTAAGACAGTAAAACAAGAAAGAGGTTGGGAAGTATTCCaacaaaactgaaaactaaactaaacatGAGAAAAACGGGAACTAGACATTgaacacaggaaaacaaaaggagaagTTTCCAGGATGGCCGCCATGCAGCAGGTCAGAGCAGGAAAAAGTAGGGCTCTGGGAGAGAGGTCCAGGGTGGGAGCTGCGGGGAGGATGAAATAGAAAGAGAGGATGTGAAGACAGGAAGAGGTGAACAGATAGAATGAAGGAGCACACAGACTGGTGTCTGAGGGAAACTGAAGAACCATCACAGTGAGCGTACTTTGGATGTTAAGCTAGAAGAACTGGAGGCTGATGTCAGAGGGTATTTAAATTAGTGATTTTGAAGATGGTGTAGCTCCTGGCAAGACAAAAAGTTCCAATCTGGGGGTCtgagaaacttaaaaagaaaaactcctacctccattcattccacaaagaATTTGTGATTTGCACATGTTCACCATTCTTCTAAGTGGAAATGCTGAGAAGTTTGGGAGAGAAGGATCGAGGGAGCTCTCATCAGATGACCTCATTTTTCTCAGGAAAATAAGAAGTCAGATCATCTCTTAGGTGTGAGGAAGCTAGGGTAGGGTAGGGTCCTTGAGAAATGAAAGGTTCTCGGAACAGGTTCTAGTCGAGAACCTGAGCAAACCAAGCAGAAAGACATACAAGGAGTTGGAAGGCATTGAAGGTACACAAAGACTGAATCAGCACTGGCTGCAAATGGACCCAAAGAGTATTTTGGGTGCAAGGATCTCCCAGGATGACCCAGGATGTGACTGATGCTCAGGTAGGAGTAGCAACAGCTGGTGACTTAATAAATTTCTACCAactaaaaaatgttctaaaattgctCATGGACACAAGGACTTATGTTCAAGAATGTTCATGGAAGAACTATATAtagcagaaaaagaggaaacagcCGAATCCCATCAGTAGGAAAATGCATAAACTGTAGTTGAGTCATGCGAGGGAAGACTATTCCACGGCTAAAATGAATGACCAGtatcagaaaggttaaatatcaAAACTAAAATGTTCAGGGGTGGAGGGCAGAGCAAGTCCAAAAGGATTGATACACTATGAAGTCATTTATGtactttatgtaaattttaaacacacacatacatatatggtaAAAGAACAGAAACATGCGTGGGAGTGATACCCACAACTTCAGGGTAGAGGGCAAAGGAGTGGGAGGGCGGGACTTCAGCTCTATAGCTAATGTTTCATTCTTCTAAAAAGTTAacatctaggacttccctggtggcacagtggttaagaatccacctgccaatgcaggggacacgggttcgagccctggtccgggaagattccacatgccgtggagcaactaagcccatgcaccacaactactgagcctgcgctctagagcccgtgagccacaactactgaagcccacatgcctagagcccgtgctctgcaacaagagaagccaccgcaatgagaagcccacacaccgcaacgaagagtagcccccgctcactgcaactagagaaagcctgtgtgcagcaatgaagacccaacgcagccaaaaataaattaatttttaaaaaaagttaacatcCAAGTAGGATTATACTACAGATGTTAGAAATAGTCATCCTTTTTTTCCAGAccaaacttttaattattttattgaacagCACATTAAATAATTCTCTAAAACAGGTATCTTAACTGATTTCCCTTTCCCAGatcattttatatttgcagattttaaactattttaccATCTGTTGACCCATTATGAATCAAACGTTATTAATAAAGTTTATGGTAAGTGGCAAATATGATATTTAACAAAACATCATTAAGAAATTccattcttaacatttttaaattgtaatagaATTCTACTTAGGTTAGAGAGGAGAGATGAAATGGTTGAAAGAACCCTAGACTTAAAGAGTCTGAAGAATCTGGCCttgatcccagctctgccactgacctcAAAGCCTTGGATAATCATCAGCCTCTGCAAGGTcccgtttcttcatctgtgaaatgatttTGTCTGAGCCAACTCACACTTTCGGGTTCTTGCCAAAGAATCTAACCCGAAGTTCTCTGCTGTGCATTTAAAAGCACTGGATTACAAGCAATAATATTCCTGGAGGAACGCCTGAAAGACTGAACGTCCACCCATTCCTGGATGTGGTCTTTGGATCCTTTCCAGCCATCAGGGAGCTGTGAACCTGAACTGCATTGTTTTATCCCCCTAGAGAACTGCTTTTATTAAAACGTATTCTGGCATAATCCCATAAACCTTACCAAGCAGGATATTATAGGAAACAGTCAAGAGAGACCTACCATTGTACTTCTTACACAGGAGTTCAGGAAGACAGTCTGTAAGCCACATAGTGTTCCTTTTATGAGAACAAGCTGTGGAAAATTCTCAGGTCTCAGTACCAAGAAAAATTGTGATCCTgagcatttattcttttaatctaatgaccatgttatttttataaacaaagttTCCCTCTCTTTATTTTGGCTGGTATAGCCTGGATCTAGCAACTACAAATGACTTTATGGAAAACAAGGTGCTATCCCACCGGCTTTATGCATCTACTCTTATTTTTCCTTCGCTGCAATATCctcatctatttttctattcaactgaattttatatttctatgcaAACTAACTCAAAATTTCTCTACAATAAAGGAGGGTACAAATAAATGAGTTAAACAAACTCGGACTTTCTGTAGGACAAGATGAGATAACATGTAGcatgctgaaaattacaaaatgagatACAAATGCAAGTTGGTCTCCAttggtgagaaagaaaaatttattagtGGAAGATGAAATTTATGTGCTTTCAGTAAGTGagatctttttaatatttttcaatgtcAAGTCGCTTGAAGACATCCAGATTCCAGTTCTAAGCTCTAGGAAGAGATCTAATTTGTAGACAACATGGTGAAGCATCCCTAAAACACTATGAATGACTTTGTGACTTACTCTATCATTTCTGCCAGGTTCTGTTTGTTCCTGTCCCATCTTCTTGAACTAAGTGCATGTCCCCTGTAGCCTCATTCCCATGGAGACCCTGAATCAATGGGGAGTCTTGCCTGGAAGCAATGGATTAACAATGCCTCTAGTGGGAGGTAGAACAGGCAGAGGGTGGGTGAGGAAGTACTAAAGGGCATAAATTGGCTTGCTATTattcataagaaaaatatattcctaaGAATTCTTTGCActcaagaatatattttttcagtgattATACTCTTGGTGAATATATTCTTACTCTGCCTCTCCCTCAtgtccccactccctgcccaTCAATCTCCTCTCTCTTGAAGATCAGCAGTCCAGGCTCTGCGGggtgtttttctctctccctgtccaAGTCCGCTCCCATTACAACAGggcaaacaaaaactgaaggTTCCATAAAATGCCagcatataaaaatgaaaagaggacACCTTAAACATCACCTACGTCTTCAAAAAGCTGTTAAAACCATTGTATATGAATTGTTTACATTTTCCaaacagtgaaaagaaacaaGCAATTAGGTAGGTCCACTTGCCATTCAGGAAACTGGCTTTAGGTGGATTGGCTTTCTTCCCCAAGAAGTAGCTGTGTGACTAACAGATCACTTATTCTGGTCCTGACTCCAGGAATAACTTCAGCCCTGCGCCCCGCCAGACCAGCTAGGGCCCTGACTCCCATCGATCACCTAATTCTTGTTAGCCTCTTCCCAGCATTTCACGCTGGAGTAATCTGCAAGCATCCTAGGATCACAGTAGAGGCTGTAGGTCCTGAATGTCAACTTGAAATGCCTGCTAACATGGAGAAACCCAATCCTCACAAGTTCCACCACTGAGCCTACCTGTCCTTTTGGAGTAGATCCTTTGGCCCTGGGTCTTCTTGAGGCTCTGGATTGCGAGCTCTGACAAGGGACTATGTTTGGTTCACTGTTGTATCTTTATCATCTAGCACAGGAtgtggcacagagtaggtacataataaatgtttgaggaaagagtaaaagagtgaacaaatgaacaaactggAGCAAAGTTATGGAGGACACTGTTTCTACAACTCCCAGCTCTCCTGTGGGAAACCCTccattcaactttttttttcttttttttaaccatttaatgCTAGGAAAATACTTCATTTCCTTGGAGACACAGGTTGGGTTTTCTTGTGGTTGTTTCTATATTATTTCTGCTCTTGCTTTCCCTTCTGAAAATAAGAACCATATAATAAGTGTTCCTTTTTTCACCTTGGATGTCCAGAAACACAGAGCTAACTCTGAGGTCAAATCCTAGCAATTATGTCAGTCAAAGTTATGCCTGTTTTTCCCTGGCCTATGTCTcgtcttttgtttttactttttattgacatataatacCTTTCTTATACATATTTGTTGCAGTCATCTTAAATCCTTTGTGAATAAAGTAAggaatgaacaaattaaaaaactaaatagggcttccctggtggagcagtggttgagagtccgcctgccgatgcaggggacacaggttcgtgccccggtccgggaagatcccacatgctgtggagcggctgggcccgtgagccgtggccgctgagcctgcgtgtccggagcctgtgctctgcaacgggagaggccataacagtgagaggcccgcgtaccacaaaaaaaaaaaaaaaaaaaaaaaaactaaataaccaAATAAGCAAGCAAACCGTAACtcagaaagtatatatatatatatatatacacacacacacacacttttttttttttttttttttttttggctgcattgggtctttgttgctgaacatgggctttctccagttgcagcaagaggggactactcttcattgcggtgcgtgggcttctcattgcagtggcttctcttgttgcggagcatgggctctaggctctcaggcttcagtatttgtggcacgggggcttagtagttgtggctcgcgggctctagagcgcaggctcagtagttgtggcacacgggcttgctccacgacatgtgggatcttcctggaccagggatcgaacccatgtcccctgcactggcattcttaaccactgtgccaccagggaaatcccagaaagtatatttaacaaggatgcttttttcttttttttccgcAAAACAACTGGAATTTTACTCATGGTACAAAAGTATTTAATAAGCACCACATTggtacagaaaaacacacagcctaCAGCTAGCTCATTCTTTAAAACCAGAACAGCCAAGTGAAAAGTCAGTAGAGGttcttatttttacttgaaaaataaaaacaacaacaaaaaaacaactaaggtACACATTGGGAATTGAACTACTATAGTTTTTCTTTCTAGAGATGTGACATCCATGTTTTCTGGTCAGTAATGTTCTATCAAACATTGTAGTAAACGACTGTACTAAATCCAAGCAGACAGATGACCAGTAAAGCTGTTTGTTATCTCCTACTGAGCTAGACCAGTGGAACACTATCTTGGTAGGATTATTCTGACAGCAAGAAGGAAGTGCCGAGCCCCTACCCCAACAGAAAACCTAAGGAGCTGTTTTACACAGAAAGCGTTTTAAGCAAACCTGCACAAACACTAAcatgctctaagaaaaggaaaCCTTTTAGACTACTTCCAGCACACATTCATTGGTGCCCAGTAAAATAGGAACACCAACACAGAAAGCATTTTTGCTTTCATAGCATCAACAGCTAAAAAGCACACAGCATATAATACTTTGATCTTGAAGTGAGTAATTATGGAAGTTCCAAGATTATGTCCACTAGGTTAGCCTGAgtattcatctataaaaatatgttttcaaacaCACGTAAATGAGAGTTATAGAAACAATGGGACTACATCGGGACCAGTAGAAGACAGTGAAGTGATACAAGGACTGTACATGTAAGACTAGGAATTGATTTTCACAAGTACCTTTTAGGTAAAGGACAACTCTCTAAATTGATTCCAACAGCCAAGACTAGCTGTGATAGTAGGAGTCATAGTCATAGTCTAGCTGTCACAGAAGATGATTTGCACAATGAAGTCATCACTAAACCGCTGCTTAAGTCCAGTCCCCAGCCTTCTTTTTCTGCTCGACAGTCCAGAAACATTTCTTTGAAAGCCAGAAAATCTGTAAACATGAGCAGCACGTCGAAAATGTCACCGGCCACTTCATCTTTATGGTGCTGTACAGTTGTAGTGAAAGCCGCCATGTTAAATCCAGGAATCCGCTCCAACAGCTGTTCTATATACTTTTCAACCaaagaaatatattcattaaaaataggtGTGTAGGTGAGCTTATTCTCTTCTGTGTCTTCAAACTCCTGGTAGTACTTGTCCATGAAATTCCTCTGTAATAACTGGAACTCATCATCCATGataatgtcctctaaatatccaACCACAGCATCAAATTCTGCATCAGAGGCGGAAGAGATGGACTGCGCGAAGGTCTCTTCCTCTAGGGCGTCCATCGCCCGCCGCCGCTTCCACAGCGCACGGGGGAGTGGGCCCGTCGGCCTTCTACCCGGCCCGAGGGCCGGGCGCAGCCTCCGCTCTGCTCCGCAGAGCCCCAACTTTCATCGGGAAGGCCTCGCAGCCGAGGCCTCAGGCGCCTCACAGCCCAGCTGGGTAGCGCCTGCGCACGACGCCCCGGCCTCAGGCTCCCGGGCTGCTGCCACGCACGGCCGGGCCTCCAAGCACTGCCACGCCTCCGACAAGGATGCTttttaatacacacacaaataaaaataaaaataattttgaaattcagGTGTTCCCGAGTCAcggggtattttttaaaagttacaatttcctctttgatatctccATTTGAACTGTTCCCcttccttccactttttttttcaaataaatttatttattttatttttttatttttggctgtgttgggtcttcgctgctgtgcacgggctttctctagttgcggcgagtaggagctactcttcgttgcagtgcgcgggcttctcactgcagtggcttctcattgcggagcatgggctctaggcgcccgggcttcagtagttgcggcacgcaggctcagtagttgtggctcacgggcttagttgctccgcggcacgtgggatcttcccagaccagggatcaaacccatgtcccctgcactggcaggcggattctcaaccactgcgccaccagggaagcccctacttccACTTttgacaagattttttttctccccaaatggCCAGAATCCTTGGCCACAAAAAAACTGAATTGCCCTCAAATGTCTTCCTAGACGTATTTTAAGGTAAAATGCCTATTTCtatttataatgattttttctcttggatttttaATGCTTCAGAGGAGTTGTGGTCCCAAACTATTCTGGAGGAAAGAAGGGATGGAGAAGTTGGGGGAATTCTATTAAATTTACAAAGCTGAACTAGTCCTACTGAGCTGTGGCCAAAATGGTTGCATAGTCACTGGCAAAATTCTGAAATGACTGAAACGCTTGGGAAAATATGTACAGGATCTCACTGTGATTATAACAGTATTTTTGTCAAGTGTTTCAAGTAACATAACTGTACATGCGTTTTtacacatttctgttgggtaGCATTTCCCCACTGATGAAAGATTTGTTGTCTTCAAAATTCCAAACACTGCTATCTccaagatatttaaaataaatatttccaaatttgaaATGTCTGTGAGCAAATACAACAGCCAGAAATATGTTGCCtgttaaaatttgtttctgaaatgtattatttatttagaaaaatatttgccaattttaGTGGCAGCTGCAGAAATGTTTTCACACTCAGAAATTAATTTGctattaaaaatgggaaaaggaagagtGATTTGCTTTTCCCATTTGGCCTGCGCTACTACAACCAACCCAAATTACACACGTCTTCATCAACAGATGCACCAGCTGCTGCTTGGCCAGGTACCCATTCTTTCTCTTTAACTGTGTTCTTACACaggaaattaacaaaattaaccTTTTTCAGATAAGGGTCCATTTTGTCATATAATGACCAAGTCCCACTACAGCCCTCAATCACACATATATGATTGCTAAGTTTCTTGCTTAACTTAGAAGTTTTCTGACCAAATTTTATTCTACTACTCAAGCTTAAGTTAAATATTATACAAACATGAACTAAATTCATGTAGAGTTGAGCGTTCTACATGAGACCAtattaattcatccatttaacaaatatcCACTGAGTGCTTACTACTTGCCAGGCACTGTATCAGTTACTAAGGATGTAAAGATGAGTAAGTGGGAAAGGTTTTCCAGAGACAGGAACAGTGTGCTCAGGATGCATAACTGACAGCAGTCACTAATTGCCTAggagaatctaaaaaagcaagGCTTGTCCTAACAGGCTTAATGGAAAAGGAGCAGTTTTTACCTTCCCACCCTCAAGATTTTCCTGGTAAAGCAGGTAGGACCTGGCAAGTGTAGACTGGTGGATGAGGAAGCTGACCAGGACAAGTGAATCTAGTCAAATTACGTATCATTAATAAGTGCAAAAA
Above is a genomic segment from Tursiops truncatus isolate mTurTru1 chromosome 2, mTurTru1.mat.Y, whole genome shotgun sequence containing:
- the LOC101337777 gene encoding ADP-ribosylation factor-like protein 2-binding protein, translating into MDALEEETFAQSISSASDAEFDAVVGYLEDIIMDDEFQLLQRNFMDKYYQEFEDTEENKLTYTPIFNEYISLVEKYIEQLLERIPGFNMAAFTTTVQHHKDEVAGDIFDVLLMFTDFLAFKEMFLDCRAEKEGWGLDLSSGLVMTSLCKSSSVTARL